The following are encoded together in the Natronincola ferrireducens genome:
- the lepA gene encoding translation elongation factor 4, whose protein sequence is MPSDRQKKIRNFSIIAHIDHGKSTLADRLIEDTGLISEREMQEQILDNMDLERERGITIKLQSIRLVYRARDGEDYYLNLIDTPGHVDFTYEVSRSLAACEGAILVVDAAQGIEAQTLANVYLALEQDLEIVPVINKIDLPSARPDEIKKEIEDIIGLEAHDAPLISAKDGLNITDVLEAIVAKVPAPTGSAEAPLKALIFDSYYDNYKGVIAYVRVVEGTLKKGMKIKMMATNKTFEVTEVGIYSPGPIQLEELKAGDVGYVAASIKDVRNCRVGDTITDATNPTEKPLPGYRKVTPMVYCGIYPAEGEKYEDVRDALEKLQVNDAALVYEPETSAALGFGFRCGFLGLLHMEIIQERLEREFNLDLVTTAPSVIYRITKTDGEVVMIQNPANLPKPQEISIMEEPIVKANIMVPNTYVGTVMELCQERRGEMKNMEYIEETRVVLHYELPLNEVIYDFFDALKSKTKGYGSLDYEFIGYTRSNLVKLDILINGEQVDALSFIVHESKAYSRGRGMCEKLKDEIPRHQFAIPIQASIGQKVIARETIRALRKDVLAKCYGGDITRKKKLLEKQKEGKKRMRQVGSVEVPQKAFMSVLKLDS, encoded by the coding sequence ATGCCAAGCGATAGACAAAAGAAAATCAGGAATTTCTCTATTATCGCCCACATCGATCATGGGAAATCTACCTTGGCTGATAGATTGATAGAAGATACTGGCCTAATAAGTGAAAGAGAAATGCAAGAGCAGATATTAGATAACATGGATCTAGAAAGAGAACGGGGTATCACTATTAAACTACAGAGCATTAGATTAGTTTATAGAGCACGGGATGGAGAAGATTACTATTTAAATCTTATTGACACACCAGGACACGTAGATTTTACCTATGAGGTATCCAGAAGTTTAGCAGCATGTGAAGGGGCTATCTTGGTAGTAGATGCAGCTCAAGGGATTGAAGCTCAGACCTTAGCAAATGTCTACTTAGCTTTAGAACAGGATTTAGAGATTGTTCCTGTTATTAATAAAATAGATCTTCCAAGTGCCCGACCGGATGAAATTAAAAAGGAAATAGAAGATATTATTGGGCTAGAAGCCCATGATGCTCCTCTAATTTCTGCAAAGGATGGTCTAAACATAACAGATGTTTTGGAAGCTATTGTAGCAAAGGTACCAGCACCTACAGGCTCAGCTGAAGCACCTTTAAAAGCATTGATTTTTGACTCCTACTATGATAACTATAAGGGTGTAATTGCTTATGTCCGAGTGGTTGAAGGTACATTAAAAAAAGGTATGAAAATCAAGATGATGGCTACCAATAAAACCTTTGAGGTGACGGAGGTGGGGATTTATTCTCCAGGTCCTATCCAACTAGAAGAGCTAAAGGCTGGAGATGTTGGTTATGTGGCTGCCAGTATAAAGGATGTTAGAAACTGTCGTGTAGGGGATACAATTACCGATGCTACGAACCCAACGGAGAAACCATTACCTGGATATAGAAAAGTAACCCCAATGGTTTATTGTGGGATCTATCCTGCTGAAGGAGAAAAATATGAGGATGTAAGAGATGCTTTAGAAAAATTACAGGTAAATGATGCAGCACTGGTTTACGAACCAGAAACCTCTGCAGCATTGGGTTTTGGGTTTAGGTGTGGCTTTTTAGGTCTTCTTCACATGGAGATTATTCAGGAAAGATTAGAAAGAGAATTTAATCTAGACTTAGTAACGACAGCACCAAGTGTTATCTATAGAATTACTAAAACCGACGGTGAGGTTGTTATGATACAAAATCCTGCTAATTTACCAAAGCCTCAAGAAATTTCCATAATGGAAGAACCTATTGTAAAGGCCAATATTATGGTGCCTAATACCTATGTAGGAACAGTGATGGAGCTGTGTCAAGAGCGTCGGGGAGAAATGAAAAATATGGAGTATATTGAAGAAACAAGGGTTGTTCTTCATTATGAGCTTCCGCTAAATGAAGTAATTTATGACTTCTTTGATGCATTAAAATCCAAAACGAAGGGCTATGGCTCCCTTGACTATGAGTTTATTGGTTATACAAGGTCTAACCTTGTAAAGCTAGACATTCTAATTAATGGTGAGCAGGTGGACGCCCTATCCTTTATTGTCCATGAAAGCAAGGCTTATTCAAGAGGTAGAGGAATGTGTGAAAAATTGAAGGATGAAATACCTAGACATCAATTTGCTATACCTATTCAAGCCAGTATAGGACAAAAGGTTATTGCTAGAGAAACCATTCGAGCCCTACGAAAAGATGTTTTAGCAAAATGCTACGGTGGAGATATTACTAGAAAGAAAAAATTATTAGAGAAGCAAAAAGAAGGTAAAAAGAGGATGCGTCAAGTGGGTAGCGTAGAAGTTCCTCAAAAGGCATTTATGTCTGTATTGAAATTAGACAGTTAA
- the rpsT gene encoding 30S ribosomal protein S20, whose protein sequence is MKILANIKSAMKRINVIKKKTARNRMVKSQLKTAIKRFEEAVAIGNLEEAKAKLRFVEKKLMQAAAKNVIHKGKASRKVSRLAAKLNKAV, encoded by the coding sequence GTGAAGATATTGGCAAATATTAAATCAGCTATGAAAAGAATTAACGTCATTAAAAAGAAAACAGCTAGAAACAGAATGGTTAAATCTCAACTTAAGACAGCTATAAAAAGATTTGAAGAAGCTGTAGCTATTGGCAATTTAGAAGAAGCTAAAGCAAAATTAAGATTCGTTGAGAAAAAACTTATGCAAGCAGCTGCAAAAAATGTAATCCATAAAGGAAAAGCATCTAGAAAAGTATCTAGACTTGCTGCTAAGTTAAACAAAGCTGTTTAA
- the grpE gene encoding nucleotide exchange factor GrpE yields MTEEKDRIDTSLTEEAINDKEENREEIHSNKEALQEEMENQRTEEGVETLKKRLEEKEAEGKEYYDRMVRLQADFNNYKKRVEKEKSDIYLYANEKLAADLLNIIDNLERALASQGEENKGNGLYEGIELVQKQMIDTLKKHGIEEIDALNKPFDMNLHHAVMKEEAEAETDQVIEVFQKGYTIHGRILRPAMVKVAQ; encoded by the coding sequence ATGACAGAAGAAAAAGATAGAATAGATACATCCTTAACAGAAGAAGCAATAAATGATAAGGAAGAAAATAGGGAGGAAATACATAGCAATAAAGAGGCCCTACAAGAAGAAATGGAAAATCAAAGAACTGAAGAAGGTGTAGAGACGTTGAAGAAAAGGCTAGAGGAAAAAGAAGCTGAAGGCAAAGAGTACTATGATAGAATGGTTAGACTCCAAGCAGATTTTAATAATTATAAAAAAAGGGTTGAAAAGGAAAAGAGTGATATCTACCTTTATGCCAACGAAAAGCTAGCAGCAGATCTATTGAATATTATAGATAACCTTGAAAGAGCTTTGGCTTCCCAAGGGGAAGAAAATAAAGGTAATGGTTTATATGAAGGAATTGAGCTGGTGCAGAAACAGATGATAGATACCCTAAAAAAACATGGTATAGAAGAAATTGATGCCTTGAACAAACCTTTTGATATGAATCTACATCATGCTGTTATGAAGGAAGAGGCTGAGGCTGAAACCGATCAAGTAATAGAGGTGTTTCAAAAGGGATATACCATCCACGGCAGGATTTTAAGACCTGCTATGGTGAAGGTGGCCCAATAA
- the hemW gene encoding radical SAM family heme chaperone HemW, with amino-acid sequence MKPLSIYIHIPFCKKKCHYCDFASYSGKSHFIKDYMIALKKEVMLYKEEIEDYKINTIFIGGGTPSVLEVGQVEELMDHLHRNYRLSKTIEISIEANPGLLSFEKLKEYYSSGINRLSIGLQACQNHLLTSLGRIHQYEDFVRNLQDARSVGFYNINVDLMFGLPKQRLEDWYTSLKNVVDLRIPHISAYSLIIEEDTPFYQWTEEGKIQKPKEDIEINMYHKGIQYLKEKGYIHYEISNFAKPNHQCRHNITYWKNQQYLGLGAAAHSYLNQQRFNNHPKIEDYMEAIMEGKKPIGEKNDLSLKDEISETMFLGLRMMEGISTKEFQKRFNQSPFDIYGEIFKKLKEKQLIEYDSNNIKLTSKGIDLANIVFQEMLL; translated from the coding sequence TTGAAGCCGTTAAGTATATACATCCATATTCCCTTTTGCAAAAAAAAATGTCACTACTGTGACTTTGCCTCCTATAGTGGCAAATCCCATTTCATTAAGGATTATATGATTGCCCTTAAAAAAGAAGTGATGCTATATAAGGAAGAAATAGAGGATTACAAGATAAACACCATTTTTATAGGAGGAGGAACCCCTTCTGTTTTAGAGGTTGGGCAAGTGGAGGAGCTTATGGATCACCTCCATAGAAACTACCGTCTATCTAAAACTATAGAAATTTCTATAGAAGCAAATCCAGGTCTCCTAAGCTTCGAAAAGTTAAAGGAATACTACAGCAGTGGTATCAATCGATTAAGTATAGGGTTACAGGCATGTCAAAATCATTTGTTGACAAGCCTAGGAAGAATACATCAATATGAAGATTTTGTTCGAAATCTTCAAGATGCTAGAAGTGTAGGATTTTATAATATTAATGTAGATTTAATGTTTGGTCTGCCAAAGCAAAGGCTGGAGGATTGGTATACTAGCCTAAAAAATGTAGTGGATTTAAGGATACCCCATATCTCAGCCTACAGCCTTATTATAGAAGAGGATACCCCCTTCTATCAATGGACGGAGGAGGGAAAAATACAAAAGCCTAAAGAAGATATTGAAATAAATATGTACCATAAAGGGATTCAATACTTGAAGGAGAAGGGATATATTCATTATGAAATATCCAACTTTGCAAAACCTAACCATCAATGTAGACATAATATCACCTATTGGAAAAATCAACAATATCTAGGCTTGGGGGCAGCAGCCCACTCCTACCTTAATCAACAAAGGTTCAATAATCATCCGAAGATTGAAGATTATATGGAGGCCATAATGGAAGGTAAAAAACCTATAGGAGAGAAGAACGATCTTTCTCTTAAGGATGAAATCAGTGAAACGATGTTCTTGGGGTTAAGAATGATGGAGGGTATATCTACTAAAGAATTTCAAAAAAGATTTAATCAATCCCCCTTTGATATATATGGGGAAATATTTAAAAAATTAAAAGAAAAGCAATTAATAGAATACGATAGTAACAATATAAAGTTAACCAGTAAAGGTATAGATTTAGCCAATATCGTTTTCCAAGAAATGTTATTATAA
- the gpr gene encoding GPR endopeptidase, translating into MFEVRTDLALEVRELYQEEKQQEIPGVAVEQENTGDVNITRVEILDQHGAQVMGKVKGKYITLECVGLRRPNADLKDEVSKLLAKELKSLAEMNKPMKVLVVGLGNEHVTPDALGPKVVSKLFVTRHLFQFYNKDSDEDLAELSAISPGVMGTTGIETGEIIRGIVENIKPHLVVAVDALASRKMERVNTTIQLSNTGINPGSGVGNKRKALNEETLGIPVIAVGVPTVVDAATLTNDTIQLVIKAFSKQVKVGSQFYNMLNELKNEEKYHMIKEVLEPYSANVMVTPKEVDDIILHLSHIIANAINIALHPGIDLQDVNRYLH; encoded by the coding sequence ATGTTTGAAGTAAGAACAGATTTAGCTTTAGAAGTTAGAGAATTATATCAAGAAGAAAAACAACAGGAAATTCCTGGTGTGGCAGTTGAACAAGAAAATACTGGAGATGTCAATATCACAAGAGTAGAAATTCTTGACCAGCATGGAGCGCAGGTAATGGGAAAGGTCAAAGGAAAATATATTACTCTGGAATGTGTGGGACTCAGAAGACCTAATGCGGATTTAAAGGATGAAGTCAGTAAACTCCTAGCAAAGGAATTAAAAAGTCTAGCAGAGATGAATAAGCCTATGAAGGTTTTAGTGGTAGGACTGGGAAACGAACATGTTACCCCTGATGCATTAGGTCCTAAGGTTGTATCTAAATTATTTGTTACTAGACACTTGTTTCAGTTTTATAACAAGGATAGTGATGAGGACTTAGCAGAATTAAGTGCTATTTCGCCAGGAGTTATGGGAACGACGGGAATAGAGACTGGAGAGATTATAAGAGGTATTGTTGAAAACATTAAACCACATTTAGTAGTGGCAGTGGATGCCTTGGCATCAAGAAAAATGGAAAGAGTAAATACAACGATTCAATTATCTAACACAGGAATCAACCCTGGTTCAGGTGTAGGTAACAAAAGAAAAGCATTGAATGAAGAGACTCTAGGTATACCTGTAATAGCTGTTGGGGTACCTACGGTGGTGGATGCAGCTACATTAACCAATGATACTATTCAGCTAGTGATCAAGGCTTTTTCTAAACAGGTCAAAGTAGGCTCTCAGTTTTATAATATGTTAAATGAGTTAAAGAACGAAGAAAAGTATCATATGATTAAGGAAGTATTAGAGCCCTATAGTGCTAATGTAATGGTTACCCCCAAAGAAGTAGATGATATCATTCTACACCTATCCCATATTATAGCAAACGCCATCAATATAGCCCTACATCCAGGTATAGATCTCCAGGACGTAAATCGATATCTTCATTAA
- the hrcA gene encoding heat-inducible transcriptional repressor HrcA, which translates to MELNDRKIKILQAIIRDYIQTAEPVGSRSLSKKYDLGVSPATIRNEMSDLEELGYLTQPHTSAGRIPSDKGYRLYVDNLMEIKMIADLQRKNIKNNLLRQFGEAEQLLQYSSKIISQFTNYTSLVLTPQIRENKIKHIQLVPIDTENIIAVMVTDTGIIKNPLITMAEGIEYHRLEKVSNLLNKKLQGMTIKDMEGKMLQELKKELFEFNNIIHAVVPKIFSVLEGIEDAELFLSGTTNIFNFPEFNDVLKAKSFLSMLEQKETISNIISSSREDGITVSIGSENNYQEAKECSLVTATYKVNGNIVGRLSVIGPTRMDYSNVVGTLNQISQYINELLRTRY; encoded by the coding sequence ATGGAATTAAACGATAGAAAGATAAAGATATTGCAGGCCATCATTCGTGATTATATACAAACGGCAGAACCAGTAGGCTCTAGGAGTTTGTCAAAAAAGTATGATTTAGGTGTAAGTCCTGCTACTATTAGAAATGAAATGTCAGACTTAGAGGAACTGGGGTACCTGACGCAGCCCCATACATCTGCAGGGAGAATTCCTTCTGATAAGGGATATCGACTTTATGTAGATAATCTCATGGAAATTAAAATGATTGCTGATTTGCAAAGAAAAAACATTAAAAACAATTTGTTGAGACAATTTGGGGAAGCGGAGCAGTTATTGCAGTACAGCTCTAAAATCATTTCTCAGTTTACCAATTATACATCTTTAGTACTAACACCACAAATTAGAGAAAATAAAATAAAGCATATCCAGCTGGTGCCAATTGACACTGAAAATATTATAGCTGTTATGGTAACAGATACAGGGATTATTAAAAATCCATTAATCACCATGGCTGAGGGGATAGAATACCACCGACTAGAAAAGGTATCCAATCTTTTGAACAAAAAGCTTCAAGGAATGACGATAAAAGATATGGAAGGTAAGATGTTGCAGGAGCTAAAAAAAGAACTTTTTGAATTTAACAATATCATTCATGCAGTAGTTCCTAAAATTTTTAGTGTACTAGAGGGTATCGAGGATGCTGAGCTCTTTCTAAGCGGCACAACCAATATCTTTAATTTTCCTGAATTTAATGATGTCTTAAAAGCAAAATCCTTTTTAAGCATGCTAGAGCAAAAGGAGACCATTAGCAACATTATTTCATCCTCAAGAGAAGACGGCATTACTGTATCTATAGGCAGTGAAAATAACTATCAAGAAGCCAAGGAATGCAGTCTTGTGACGGCTACCTATAAAGTCAATGGTAATATTGTAGGAAGATTAAGTGTTATTGGACCCACTAGAATGGATTATTCCAATGTAGTTGGTACTTTGAACCAAATTAGTCAGTATATTAATGAATTGTTAAGAACAAGATATTAA
- the spoIIP gene encoding stage II sporulation protein P, with translation MKKKLKILRNYQNIVILILILAILFFFGKLLLNKNSFAETSQPMQQESIEPPKNVPLQNRILVHAIDQVFPGSGLEDKISLEGLINGLYSSFIYNLFYVDFSNPLTFVQAQFPASLTHNIQVALDSTDEKPAPLGDPTRDIFFVDYEEEKGNTVATGTSPVEESGDTNNDNDEDDLGERSEGIYLIGEDDIVDSLKTSDLSSLNVVKPAGITFEKNKPHILIYHTHGTESYKPASEGNYHTLRKEYSVIAIGEILKRELEKRGYNVIHDTTYHDYPSYSGSYTRSLETARKILQENPSIKVVLDVHRDGYDHIETNPNRERLIANNRVTINNETSSKFQLVIGPATENRKAVETFATYVKAISDAKYPGFSKPILVKPYGRFNQFLADHYALLEVGSNANNIEEAKRAANHLADVLAEALDGIRK, from the coding sequence ATGAAAAAGAAATTAAAAATTTTAAGAAATTATCAAAATATTGTTATATTAATATTAATACTGGCTATTTTATTTTTCTTTGGAAAACTGTTATTAAATAAAAACTCCTTTGCTGAAACATCACAGCCCATGCAGCAGGAATCAATAGAGCCTCCAAAGAATGTACCCTTGCAAAATAGAATTTTAGTACATGCTATTGATCAAGTATTCCCTGGTAGTGGGTTAGAAGATAAAATAAGCTTGGAAGGTTTGATTAATGGACTATATTCTAGTTTCATATATAATCTATTCTATGTGGATTTTAGTAATCCATTAACTTTTGTACAAGCTCAGTTTCCAGCCAGTCTTACCCATAATATACAGGTGGCACTTGACTCAACAGATGAAAAACCAGCACCACTAGGTGATCCCACAAGGGATATATTCTTTGTTGATTATGAGGAGGAGAAGGGCAATACTGTAGCTACTGGGACCTCTCCTGTCGAGGAATCAGGAGATACAAATAATGATAATGACGAAGACGATTTAGGAGAACGATCAGAAGGTATATATTTGATAGGAGAAGACGACATTGTGGACAGTTTGAAAACCAGTGATTTATCATCTTTAAATGTAGTGAAGCCCGCCGGCATTACATTTGAAAAAAATAAACCCCATATTTTAATTTATCATACCCATGGTACAGAATCCTATAAGCCCGCTTCAGAGGGGAATTACCATACCCTTAGAAAGGAATATTCTGTCATTGCCATTGGAGAAATTTTAAAGAGGGAATTGGAAAAAAGGGGATACAATGTTATCCATGATACCACCTATCATGACTATCCTTCTTATAGTGGATCCTACACCAGATCTTTAGAAACTGCTAGAAAAATACTACAGGAAAATCCATCTATAAAAGTAGTGTTGGATGTCCATAGGGATGGCTATGATCATATAGAAACAAACCCCAATCGTGAAAGGCTTATTGCCAATAACAGAGTGACTATAAATAATGAAACAAGTTCAAAATTCCAGTTAGTCATAGGTCCTGCCACTGAGAATCGTAAAGCCGTAGAAACTTTTGCAACCTATGTAAAAGCAATTAGTGATGCTAAATATCCTGGATTTAGCAAGCCAATTTTAGTAAAGCCCTATGGAAGGTTTAATCAATTTTTAGCTGATCATTACGCTCTGTTGGAAGTGGGAAGTAATGCAAATAACATTGAAGAAGCTAAAAGAGCTGCTAACCATTTAGCTGATGTTTTAGCAGAAGCATTGGATGGTATAAGGAAATAG
- the holA gene encoding DNA polymerase III subunit delta: protein MSYKEAVKKIKDNKIEKLYLLYGEEVYLMEKFMKELKTKVVGTNFEDLNFFVLEGKDFTVTKLVDTCETLPFMAERKLVVVNDLDVFQSKRKTISEKDEESFIDYLGKLPDTTCLVFNANNTVDARKKAVKTIQKKGNVIQFQKLNAKELKEWIEKLVKKCGKIMGVTEFDFFMGNIDYIGKNAKQSLLDIENEIKKIVAFIGDKEVIELKDLEAIFTSNLQNDIFKLLDAIEKRRVEEAIKRLNRMLYEGEPVIKIAATLGNQVRNLLKTKLLLEEGYSSKAVASKIGIHPFVASKCANQCKGFRVEELEALLNRFLQMDVMIKSGKMKDTIALELFIIEMCKN from the coding sequence ATGAGCTATAAAGAAGCGGTAAAAAAAATAAAGGATAATAAAATAGAAAAACTCTATTTGCTTTACGGAGAAGAAGTTTATTTAATGGAAAAGTTCATGAAGGAATTGAAGACAAAAGTGGTTGGGACTAACTTTGAGGACTTGAACTTTTTTGTCCTAGAAGGAAAGGATTTTACAGTGACAAAGCTGGTGGACACCTGTGAAACATTACCTTTTATGGCGGAAAGAAAGCTAGTAGTAGTCAATGACTTAGATGTTTTTCAGAGCAAAAGAAAAACTATTTCAGAAAAAGATGAAGAAAGCTTTATAGATTATTTAGGAAAGCTTCCCGATACCACTTGTTTAGTATTTAATGCTAATAATACTGTAGATGCTAGAAAGAAGGCTGTTAAGACGATTCAAAAAAAAGGTAACGTTATCCAGTTTCAAAAACTTAATGCCAAAGAGTTGAAGGAATGGATAGAGAAGTTGGTGAAGAAGTGTGGAAAAATCATGGGGGTTACAGAATTTGATTTTTTCATGGGAAATATAGATTATATTGGTAAGAATGCTAAGCAAAGCTTGTTAGATATAGAAAATGAAATTAAAAAAATTGTAGCCTTTATAGGGGATAAAGAGGTAATAGAATTAAAGGATCTTGAGGCTATTTTCACTTCCAATCTACAAAACGATATCTTTAAGCTTTTAGATGCTATTGAAAAAAGAAGGGTGGAAGAGGCAATAAAGCGTCTGAATAGGATGTTGTATGAAGGTGAACCTGTTATCAAGATTGCTGCAACCTTGGGGAATCAAGTGAGAAACCTGCTGAAAACTAAACTTTTATTGGAGGAGGGATATTCCTCTAAAGCCGTGGCCTCTAAAATAGGCATTCATCCTTTTGTAGCCTCTAAATGTGCCAATCAGTGCAAAGGATTTAGGGTTGAAGAGCTGGAAGCACTATTAAACCGGTTTCTACAAATGGATGTAATGATTAAATCAGGTAAAATGAAGGATACAATAGCTTTAGAATTATTTATAATAGAAATGTGCAAAAATTAA